The nucleotide sequence ATAGACACGAGTAGCACCATTGCGGCAGAACTCTCTGCCCGTGGCAGGACAGGttcaaagaagaagaagaataataataataattgTAGCTACATACGCACTTCTGACTATCGTCTTAAGTGCTTGTCCGTCTCTTCCGTATAACAGCACGACTAACATTGCGCAATCTAATACGCCTTGAGCCATCCAATAGATGACATAACCTTACGGATGCGACCGTTTACAAAGTACAACGGGATAGAAAGAGAGCCAAGGGCGAAAAGAACACCGCCAAACAAGACATACGTCTCCTGGAAACCTAGAGACGTGATCCAAGAGCCAAAAGAGTGGCTGTAGCCGAAAGAAACAGCATTCCTGCCTCCACAAACCAGAACGATCGCTGCACCTGACCTATGAGGAAGTAGTTCTCCAAGCCAGACGCCAGTAACAGCCGAGATGGCGCAGAAGCCGAAGTAGAAGAGAGCAAAAGCAGCGTGTATCCCAACCCAGCTGTATTTAGCAGGGTCTGCACCCACCACTCCATACACGATCATGCCAAGAAAGGCCACAATCGAGGGGAGGAGAAAATTGGGGAGGACATGCTCAGGTTCACGCAGTCCACCATTGCGGCGGGTCAGATATCGGCTGATGGGCTCTGTCATTTCTCCATAGGCAAGGCCAAACAGCGCTCCGATCGTGGCTCCTGCCTGGACCGTTCCGACTGTGGATGGAGAAAAGTCCCAAGGCTCCATCTCGAGACGTTGGCTATAGGTGAGGCTGAGCACAACGAGGCCGCCAAATATCatgctgttgaggaggagtgCCCAAAGTGTTCCCGGCACAAGAATACACAAAAAGATATCTCTGCATGCACCAAAAAAGCGCACCACAGGCGAGGACTGGATAGAAAAAGGTGCCAATTGCCGCATATATGAAAAGGACGTTGGGGCCGGGTCCAAGCCGTCATGGTCGATATCGAAACCAGCATCGCGGGCAGCTTCGGCCGTAGCAAAGGTTCTGTGCGTACCGTACGCATCGGTAGCGTGAATTCTCCCCATGAGCGCCGCGGCGGGACGGATAAAGAGTGTTTCGGGTACCGCCACGACAATGATGACGAGGGAAAACGCTGCCCATGCGGTCCAGAACCAGTAGCTCACGCGCCAATCGCCATCGGCGTGGTCAACGATGAAAGGTACAGCGATCAATAGCAGCGAGGATCCAACTGCCGTAAGAGCCCAGTAGGAGACTAGGCGCGAGCTACGTTTGTTGAGGAACGACAGGTCAAGGACGATGATGGGGAGCTTCCGTTGGTTAGCTAAAAGTCTCATACAGCAGAATTACTGTCTATAGAATGACCAGAATACATACCAAACAGTCAGAAACTCCAGCCGTGAGTCCCTGTAAGCAACGGGCCCCAAGATGAGACTCGAAGGATTGCGACTTTGCTGCCCAGATAACGGATCCTAGCAAGGCGATGTTGCTAAGAATGAAGGCTAGACGCCGACCGAATGCCATCGACAAAGGAACGAAGAAGAAGTTTCCCATGCCCATGCACAGCGAAGGATAGCTGGCGAGGTCGGTAATGCGCTCTGGATCAAACGTCTATGTTCACGAGGTGTTAGTAGACGTGTCTGCGTAGACGCAGTATCATTGGCTTACCCCGTGGGTCTTTATCTTGTATTCTGCGATAAGCTTGCCAAAGAACAGCGGAGTTGACTGTATGACGCCAAATCCCGTGATGCCGTATACGCAGAcagcggtgatgatgagacgCTGGCGCCAGACTCCAAAGTTGAGAGGGTCGTTGGGATCGGATGAGGGTACGGGTAGCTTCCGGGCATGGCCATCCTCTTCGTAGAGAAGGACGCCACGACATTGAGCCTCGGCGTCTTCGATCATGACCGCCTTGCCCACTGCTTCGGTTGTCGCCTTGTTGcccatgatgctgatgaatGCGGAAAGTGGAGCGCGCTTAGGCTAGAAGGATCTATAGTACAGAACTGGGACGGAGATCTAGGTTGATAAAGAAAGCATTGCTAGCATGATATTTAACTACACGTACCGACAAACAAGGCGTGTGCGTTAAGTTGTAGCTGCCGCCTGGGGTTTGCCGTCTTTCCCCCagactcttccccagactgTTCCCCAGACTGCAACCCCAGTAACCACAGCCGAGCTTCCCCGCAGGTTCGGACCGAACGTTCGGCCTCCACATGATTCACCTGATCTACCTCTGGCTGTCTTTGCTGGTATTTAAGCTATCGCTTGTCGCTCGCACATTCGGCCCGACGGTTTCGGCGTGTGTTTCgtcccatcatctccaccgAAATTTGCACTGCTCCGATGCCCGACTCGACATTGCCTCTCGCAATGGATACACAACAAGAGCCCCCGGCAGTGGCATGTCTACGCTGCCGCAAGCAAAAGGTTCAATACTATCTACCATGACACTAGTCGGATCCGACGCTTGCTGACCACTAGAAGCTCAGATGCAGTCGGGAGCGTCCCCAatgccgccgctgccaaaGAGCAGGCAGCGCGTGTGGCTATCCAGCACCCCCAGATCGCAGGAGATTGGCCCTTGTGCGTGCTCAGGAAAAAACGTCGCAGCTTGTTGAGTTCCCAGCCCAGCAGTCGCCCAACGACTCTGGACTGCCAACTGACCAGGGCTCGGATCGTAACGACTCACTGCCTCCGACCCAGGATAGCCCCACATGGCCAGGCCGGCATGACACAACTGGTGATCGTCGACCACTGTTGGGCCCAGTGGAAGAGATGAGAGTTTCGTCTCGTGGCCGACACTCCTTCCCTACTGTCAACATCTCCCAGGAGGTCGCGTTCTTTCTGTTCGAGATTTTCTTCGAACGCCACTATCAGTCCAGTCTCTTGTTTCGCAAGAAGCAGTTTATTGAGAGCTATACGGCGGGTAAAGCTTGTGACTATGTCGTTCACGCCATCTTCGCCTTTGCTTCCTTGTATGTGGGCGATGCCCTTGTGCGCTTTCCTTCTCCGATATTTTGACTGATATATATCCAGATTCTTGCATCCCAACCCAGGAGGAATTTTCCATGGACATTTAGACATTACAGAAGTATCTCTTGTTGACTGGCAGCTGATCGGTCGACTGTGGGGAGAGCAGGCTAGCCAACTGGCTTTGATGACTGCTGATAGGCCATGTCTGGATCTTGTGCAGGCATGTCAGGTCCTGGCTCTTTTCTGGTTTGCCAAAGGTGAAAGCATCAGAACAAACATACACACAGGTATCTCTCGTCTCTCTTCCTGGCATGCTTGGCGCTGCTAACCCTCGCTGCAGCCATAGCTTACCGGGCTTCTCGGCTATTGCACTTTGATCAGGTCCGTCTAGACGACACAGTCGACAAGATAGCGGAGTGCAGCCATCAAACAACGTGCTTCTGGGCATGCTGGCTTACCAAATGCGCTAGTCTGGAGAACTCGCGATTTGAAATCGACTGTTGGGCATGTGTGGAAGGTCGTCCATTGCCGTTCGATGACTTTGATCAGGACGGCACCACTGAAACGCTGGCATGTTGTCTTGGTGAAAATGGGTCGCTCGCTACACCGGGTCAAGGAACACGGTTAAGCTTTAACTCGGCCTTGGTTATGGTCCAAGGCTTATGGTAGGTCATAGCCTACAGCGCTAGAGATTCGTCTAACGGGGACCAGGTGGGAATGTCAACGGTTTGTCCGAACAGTTCATGgagatcaagcccgcccTGAACAGTGGGCTGCAACATACTGTTCACTAGATCAGCGATTGCAGAGTCTTCCAGACCAGCTTGCAAAGTATAGACAGCCCATCTTGACTACTCCATTGAACGAAACACTTTCGAGCGAGCTGAGCCGTACATTTTCTCTCACATATATGTACGAGCTCTGTTTACTTTACCTTCATTCCTCAGTGGTCCCAGTACTATCCTGCCGCACGCAAACACCGAGTTTCTCCCGTTCGATGCTACAACTAGCGGCTGAGCAGGCGTGGGAGCACTCAAAGAAGATGACTGAGATGACGGAGCAATATATATCGTCCAAGGCATCTGTATCAAAGTTATGGCCCATCGTTGGGTACGGGGCCTATGTGTGTGCTGCTGTTCAACTGCGTCGATGCCTCGCTCTTGGATTGCTTCATCATTCGCAGATTCAGAGCACTCGCATCAATCTTCGTCTCGCAGCTGAGCTTTGCCGATATTGGACCCATTTACAGCCAGTGGTACGTTGCAAAGCACAGGGAGTTGTTCATCTTTGCATTCTGACAATGATAATTTTAGTTTGAGGACATGGAGCGTCAATTCGTTCAAGCTACAGCTCTTGCTGGGTCTCAGGAAGTCGAGAAGCCTAGGGAACATAGACAGGGCAGGGGAGACTCACTCATTATCAACCAAAACACCCATTCATCTCCTGCCCTGACGAGCCATATCCGGACGTACATTGCCAACAGCGATGAAAGAAGTGACCAGTTGGAAGAAGTCGCCTCAATTCCCGGGTCTAGCGTCGCAGCTGACCAATGCAATTCTACTCCGTCCCTTCCGCCGCTCGATCCGCGAAGCGCCTCTACCGCCATACCCCGGTCAGTAGGTGAAGTTGACAGCATGTTGGAAGATCCTGCCTGTGATGATTGGGAAGTGAGACTGGATCCAATCTGGTGGAGCCAGAATCCTGGGGTGTTTGGTGAGCCATTTGGAAGTGGGTGCCTCCTGCTGGATGATCTTGGAAACTCCATGGATCTATGTTAGGCAAGACGCTTTGGGAAGTGCAAGGATTTAAGACGCCTTAGAAGTCTTACTTTATGTGACGGTTGGTAtgtttcccaagggataaactgGTCGTGCTAGTTTTGTGTCAGTAGGAGTGTAGGGTGCGTAGTCTAGGCAGGTTAATATAAGTCACGTCTAGTAATATGCTCAagggtattaagtataactaagttatattaatagctatggtagctactatataagaaagttTAAATAAATATGTTCTATATACTTTGGGTCCTTGGATTGATCGTGAGGATTACTGGGTGAGCTGGGTGAGCTAGTTGATCTAATCCTGAGTGGCCCAGTGGGGTTCGCCGCCTGCCTCGAACAATGGCTTGGTCGCTTACACTCCCTCGAGAAGTTTCCTTTCGGTTCGGGGCAATTGGCCCTTGTATCCGACGTGCGACGTGCCCGTTCCACACACGCGATCCATAAAGGATCTGTTGGCTCTCTTGgacgtcgtcgccgtcaaggaCCCGATAGAGAAGGGCGAGTTTTGGCGAGAGCAAAAATTTGTCGACATCCAGGAGCCCTGGCAGGACAAACCGAAAAGCTCGTTCAAGAAGATTTCCTCCTTCAAGTCCTTGTCTGGTCTGCGAATCGCAGTCCCCGAATTGTTCATCGGCGGCCCTGCACCGGAGGGTGCAAGACAAGTGGAAACAGGCCCAGCTGTTGTCGAGCTATGGAACCAAGCACGACAAGATCTCGAAGCACTCGGTGCCGAAATCATCTTGGTTCCTGATTTCCCCCCGATGACGGCATACGAGAATGATGATTTATTGCCAGAGGGGTGCCCGAGACGCCCGAAAGACTAGAATGCGATAGAGAGAGGAGCCTTAATTGCGCATGCCTGGAATGATTTCTTGAAGGACTGCAACGACTCTACTCTTCCTGACCTTTTCGCCGTCGACCCTTTCAACATTTACCCCGACTCACTTCGCACGGAAGCTGAGCTACGACATTTCGAAACTGCCAATGCCATTCAATATCACAAGCTAGCAGATTACCTCCACCACACAACCTTTTCGGAGTAGACGGCATTGGAGAAGCCGTCAAGGCACTAGAAGGTATGCGGAAAGCCCTTCTCGAGGATTGGCTCAAGGGCCTTGGTTGTGACTGCGTTGCGTTCCCTGCAGCTGGAGACGTCGGGCCAGCCAACGCGGACTCGAGCTTCGAAGGCTCAGACCTGGCGTGGAGGAATGGCACTTATTACAGTAACGGTAATAGGGCCATGCGTCATTTGGGAATCCCTTCAGTCTCGGTGCCGATGGGACTCATGAGCGACAAGAGGGTCCCGGTCAACTTGACATTTGCTGGTCGAGCGTACGATGATGTCAAGCTACTCCAGTGGGCGAATGCGTACGAAGCAAAAACGCAGCATCGCATCCCTCCACCTCATACTCCTGCTCTAGAGACTGATGTTGTTCCCTTGTCGAACATGGAGCGTCAGGTCGATTTGCCCCGCCCTCAATTGATTGTCGAGAAATTCGAAGTCACCCCGAAGGATGGTGGACCTTCACTTAGTGTGACTCTGCAAGACACAGTCACCATTGCTTCTCTCATGACTGGGCCACCAGAGCTGGAAATGACAATTGATGCCTCTTCTGTTCCATCAGATAAGATTTCAGTGAAGGAACTCCCAAAGacaggagagagagaagccCAATTCTATTTTACTGTGGACACAATCACTCCCAAGCCAGTTGAGAGACAAGGATTGGATAAGACATGGGCCCCCGTCGCTCGCGACATGACAATGGTCGTTGTGTTAGCCAGGGCCGCTCCTGATGGACGACCAACTGGTTGGCTAGGATTAAAATAACTGTGCGTGGAATAGACGAGAAGATAACGGAGTTCAACGCGTGCAAGATCCCATCGTATAATGAATCTCGAAAGCAGCCTCTCTACCCCATATGCAATCCGGGACTTATTGAAGGGCTGAATGTAATTGTTGCAAAGATTCCTATCTACCAAGTAGGACCCCCCTCTGATTGGATATTTTATTACCCGAAGCCTCCCTGTTGCCCATCCCTGTATCCCCGCTTCAACAACAAGTAGAAATGGGGCTGCCTGGCGGATAGATACTGCAAGGCGGCGTCGTTAGCTCTTTTCCTGGCTCGGGAAAAACTGCCGTTACCGAAATCATTAGGTAATGACCCAGCGGGATCAATCTTTGCTTGCGGGTGTCAAACGGGCGCAATGGAGGCGGGAGAAGATCTGAAGGATTGAAGAGATGCCCCGCAAGGCAGTATTTAGAAGTAAGGCATTCTCAGCAAGTCAACAACTCTCAAACGATACATACAGATCTGGGTAGTCATCTAGATCTGCCCATTCTATCCGCCATGTCTCATCCCGCAACCACAGAAGTGCGGCACCATATCGTCTTCCTCGAAGCAGCGAATGCGCCGCTTCCAAAGTTCGCCTTCCCTCACACATACTGCCGTTACTCAAGCACCCAGCCTCATGAAATACCGGAGCGTATCAAAGACGCGACAATTGTCATCCTCGGGGGCTTCGCACCCATCACTCCGGAGCATCTCAAGCACGCTCCTCAGTTACAGTGCGTCGCCATCACCGCGACGGGGTTCGATTGGTTAGACAGGGAAGCGTTTGCAGAGAGAGGCATCACCGTCGTCAACTGTCCGCAGAACAACGTGGATGCGGTTGGAGAGCATTTTTTGGCATTGTACTTTGCTGCTCGAAGGAAGATTGTTGAAGTCCACAATGCCGTTACCGCACCAGAAAGGTACTGGGTAAAAGAAGGCTCCTTGACACTCCGGTGGAAACAGGGGGCGCCTCTGAGCTGTCGGCAAGAAGTCCTGGGCATTATCGGATACGGGTCACTCGGTCGCAAGGTTGAGAGCTTGGCCAGAGGCGTGGGGTTTGGGGAAATCCTCATTGCAGAGCGCAAGGGTGAAAGCAACGTCCGTGACGGGAGGACTCATTTTGAGCATCTCCTTAAAGCGGCGACGACTATTGTCGTTTGTTGCCCAAGAGAACCAGGGACGTTGGGTCTTATTTCCGCCCCGGAAttcgagatgatgaagccagaGGCGCTACTTCTGAACATTTCAAGAGGAGGAATCGTCTGCGAAAGTGCCCTGGCCACATCGTTGAAACAAGGCAGCATCTTTGGAGCTGCGACAGATGTGCTCGAGACGGAGCCTGGTGGTATTGGAACCACCCCTCTGATCCCAGATGTTGCAAACGGGGAAGAGCCGGTACCGAACTTAACCATCACTAGCCATATCGCATGGTTTTCTCAAAAGACTATTGAGAATCTTGATCGCATGCTGAGACTTGGGATTGAGGGGTTTGTGAAGGACACACTGATGGAGAAAGCATCGAGGGCGACTGTTATTGTACATAAAGGAGAGGTTTTCAAGTAACATGACAAAAGACTAGCTTCAGTCATTCTATCGTGAAATTACTACGCCGTGATATACTTTAATGTGTGTGCATATACTCGTTATATCTTCAACAAAATATTTAGTTATCTTAGCTATTGATAATACTTGGTTACATTAACCCTCTAATTGATATATCACCAGACCTGACCTTCTAGCTTGGACACCACGCCGCTTTCGCCTACTAACAACACTGTAAATCCAGTACGACCAGGTTTTCCACAGTTGGCACACCCTCGTCACAAGGAAAAAGTTGTCAAGACCAGCGGCCGCGGCTAAACATATGTGCTAACCCGGACCCGAAAGGCACTATCACCCTTAGCCTTCGGGATGTGGAGGACACTCGTTGTGTCTTTACCCGAAGTGCGACATGTCCTCATTGTGTTTTTtgatagttgaagcccggcccttggtgtgataactgagccagaagactGCGACATGTCCTCCATGGGGAGCCTTCTCGCAGCTCAAACAAGCCTGCTTATATGTCTTACCCAGTAAATTTATACAGCCCGGTATCCAGGTCCCTCTCCGTAATTCCCTTTCGATCCAAGCACAGTGACCTTCTCGTATACCACTAATAGAGAGAATAGCTAAGAACCAATACGCCAAATCCTATGCTCATCTTGCATGAGCAATGCCTCACAAATACATTCtggcagaagaggagcttgagacATGCTGCCCACCGATGCAGTCTCGACTTTATCGGGACTCGGCTCCACATGGGCCTCACGAGCTTAAATTTTACAACATGGCGCGGAACGGGCGCCGGGCTCCCCCACTATGCCCTCCTTACTATTGGGTAATTTGCCATACGACAAGGAAGGCAGAGCATGACAAGGCAGCCTGAAGATCAGGAGCACAGGGCGAACTCATATTCGTCTACCCCGTCTACCCCATGGGGCCCCATAAACTCGTTGTAATTAGGACCGAGACACAAAAAGTCTGGTGTGAAAGGCGGGGTTCTCGTGGCCACCTCAACTCCTTAAATTGG is from Fusarium keratoplasticum isolate Fu6.1 chromosome 11, whole genome shotgun sequence and encodes:
- a CDS encoding Mfs general substrate transporter, giving the protein MGNKATTEAVGKAVMIEDAEAQCRGVLLYEEDGHARKLPVPSSDPNDPLNFGVWRQRLIITAVCVYGITGFGVIQSTPLFFGKLIAEYKIKTHGTFDPERITDLASYPSLCMGMGNFFFVPLSMAFGRRLAFILSNIALLGSVIWAAKSQSFESHLGARCLQGLTAGVSDCLLPIIVLDLSFLNKRSSRLVSYWALTAVGSSLLLIAVPFIVDHADGDWRVSYWFWTAWAAFSLVIIVVAVPETLFIRPAAALMGRIHATDAYGTHRTFATAEAARDAGFDIDHDGLDPAPTSFSYMRQLAPFSIQSSPVVRFFGACRDIFLCILVPGTLWALLLNSMIFGGLVVLSLTYSQRLEMEPWDFSPSTVGTVQAGATIGALFGLAYGEMTEPISRYLTRRNGGLREPEHVLPNFLLPSIVAFLGMIVYGVVGADPAKYSWVGIHAAFALFYFGFCAISAVTGVWLGELLPHRSGAAIVLVCGGRNAVSFGYSHSFGSWITSLGFQETYVLFGGVLFALGSLSIPLYFVNGRIRKVMSSIGWLKAY
- a CDS encoding Amidase domain-containing protein — encoded protein: MRKALLEDWLKGLGCDCVAFPAAGDVGPANADSSFEGSDLAWRNGTYYSNGNRAMRHLGIPSVSVPMGLMSDKRVPVNLTFAGRAYDDVKLLQWANAYEAKTQHRIPPPHTPALETDVVPLSNMERQVDLPRPQLIVEKFEVTPKDGGPSLSVTLQDTVTIASLMTGPPELEMTIDASSVPSDKISVKELPKTGEREAQFYFTVDTITPKPVERQGLDKTWAPVARDMTMVVVLARAAPDGRPTGWLGLK